In Calditrichota bacterium, the DNA window CCATGGCGGCAGGGGGTTGGCTACGGCGGCAGGCGTGTTTCTAATGATTCAGCCGTACGTGGTTTTGGGATGGCTGGCTTTGTGGTTTTTAATTTATATGATTACACGGAAAGTAGCCTACGCAAATGCTCTGGCAACGTTATTGGCGCCCGGAATTTTACTGATTCGGGCGTTTCATTTGTATGATCATTCAACCTTTGTCATTACGTTTTCAGTGGCGGTGATTGTGTTTATTAAACACATTCCCCGTTTGCTTCATGCGATGCGCGGTGATGAGTCCGTAAAACAATTTCAGTAGACCTGAAATCGGGGTGATGGCGAAACGCCCTGCTGGAAAATGAGTTCGGATTGAAAATTTCAAGAAAGGAGCGCTTATGAAATTAGCAGATAGAATGAATCGGTTGGGAACCGAGACGGCATTTGAGGTTTTGGCGAAGGCAAAGGCCCTTGAAGCGAAGGGTCGGGAAGTGGTTCATCTTGAAATCGGAGAACCGGATTTTGACACACCCGCTCACATCCGGGAAGCCACCAAAAAGGCCATCGATGAAGGGCACACCCATTACGGACCGGCGCCCGGCCTTCCCGAATTGCGCGAGGCCATTGCCGAATCCATTGGCGCTACGAGAAATATTTCCGTCAATCCCAATCAGGTGGTGGTCACATTGGGGGCCAAACCGATCATGTTTTTTTCAATTCTGGCCCTGGCTCAGGCGGGAGACGAGGTGATTTATCCGAACCCCGGGTTTCCTATTTATGAATCCGTGATCAATTTTACCGGGGCAAAAGCGGTGCCCATCCCCCTGCGGGAAGAGAAGGAGTTTCGCTTTGATGTGGATGAGCTGCGCCCGTTAATTAATGATCGGACAAAGATGATCATTTTGAATTCTCCCCACAATCCGACCGGAGGAATGCTCTCTCCGTCAGATCTGGAGGCCGTGGCCGATATGATTGCCGACCGCGATATTATGGTCTTATCCGATGAAATCTACGAATTTATTTTGTACGAGAATAAATTTCAAAGCATTGCTTCCCTGCCCGGGATGCAGGAAAAAACCATCATTTTACACGGATTTTCGAAAACCTACGCCATGACCGGCTGGAGGCTGGGTTTTGGCGTGATGCCCGAATGGCTGGCGGAGCGCATCACTCAGCTTCAGGTTAACAGCAATTCCTGCCCCAACAGCTTTATTCAATACGGGGGAATTGCCGCCCTGAAGGGGCCTCAGGATGACAGCCGAAAGATGGTGGCGGAGTTCAAGCGGCGCCGCGATGTCATTGTTGAAGGGCTAAATAGCCTGGATGGCGTTTCCTGTTTGACACCCGGCGGGGCATTTTATGTGTTTCCGAACGTCACAGAGCTGGCGAAACACAGCGGCAAAAACACAAAAGAATTGGCCGATTATTTCCTGAATGAGGCCGGCGTGGCCGTTCTTTCCGGTACCGCTTTTGGTGAATACGGGGACGGCTACTTGCGCCTGTCCTACGCCAATTCGGTGGAGAATATTCAGAAAGCCATTGACTGGATGGGCCAGGCTATCCGGAAGTTGGGATAGAAAAACGATTTCAGATTGTCGATTAACGATCTTCGATTTTAGAAGTTTTCTACTTCGCCGATCTTAAATCGTTAATC includes these proteins:
- a CDS encoding pyridoxal phosphate-dependent aminotransferase, coding for MKLADRMNRLGTETAFEVLAKAKALEAKGREVVHLEIGEPDFDTPAHIREATKKAIDEGHTHYGPAPGLPELREAIAESIGATRNISVNPNQVVVTLGAKPIMFFSILALAQAGDEVIYPNPGFPIYESVINFTGAKAVPIPLREEKEFRFDVDELRPLINDRTKMIILNSPHNPTGGMLSPSDLEAVADMIADRDIMVLSDEIYEFILYENKFQSIASLPGMQEKTIILHGFSKTYAMTGWRLGFGVMPEWLAERITQLQVNSNSCPNSFIQYGGIAALKGPQDDSRKMVAEFKRRRDVIVEGLNSLDGVSCLTPGGAFYVFPNVTELAKHSGKNTKELADYFLNEAGVAVLSGTAFGEYGDGYLRLSYANSVENIQKAIDWMGQAIRKLG